The following proteins are co-located in the Oceanimonas sp. GK1 genome:
- a CDS encoding capsular polysaccharide biosynthesis protein has product MLLTTSYGIWRQRRVLNALLAPHYLGLMPGNNATAVVGWGMKPNTERARRLAARKDLPFWQLEDGFVGYIGHPATRATRLSLIVDEVGVYYDATRPSRLEQLLQNIDWWNDDWQQRADALRRILVDQGITKYNCYSGNVLPAAIAARLDNTRPRVLVIDQTKGDQSVRLGLASEASFTNMLAAAKAENPDAQIIVRTHPDVLLGKKQGYLTDVAGSDVLLLADSVNPFALMAEMDKVYTVTSQLGFEALLAGKPVVCFGAPFYAGWGVTDDRLAVLRRGEQRTVPQLLAAAYLRYCRYLDPVTGERCELEDLLDLILAQRSPVPPVDTLYAVGFSLWRRRFAPRFLRRYAKKVIFVDRMPDAMDSRLRGNDTSPSRAVLVWGRKFESQLAGCSLPVWRMEDGFLRSVGLGSDLRRPGSLVIDPLGMYYDPRTPSAIEHYLKHHDFSALELELGEQLLTHFREQALTKYNVGVRRQLDWRAQASHRPVILVPGQVDDDASVQLGSPFVAGNAALLQAVRAAHPNAFIVFKPHPDVVSGNRKGQVPEKVLKACVDLVETEAGIVDCLDECDAVHTLTSLTGLEALIRGKPVTVWGQPFYAGWGLTTNVHPVTRRARTLPLAALVYATYAWYPTYVDYDSGLCSTPLRMARQLAQERKAYREPKHPALQLVYRRWRKLKYLWEALVPNRTGWR; this is encoded by the coding sequence ATGCTTCTAACCACCTCTTACGGCATCTGGCGTCAGCGCCGAGTGCTAAATGCCTTGCTGGCCCCTCACTACCTTGGGCTTATGCCTGGCAACAACGCCACTGCCGTGGTGGGCTGGGGCATGAAACCCAACACCGAGCGGGCCCGCCGGCTGGCAGCGAGAAAAGACCTGCCCTTCTGGCAGTTGGAGGATGGCTTTGTGGGCTATATTGGCCACCCCGCCACAAGGGCCACCCGGCTGTCGCTGATTGTGGACGAGGTGGGTGTGTATTACGACGCCACCCGCCCCAGCCGCCTGGAGCAGTTGCTGCAAAACATCGACTGGTGGAATGATGACTGGCAGCAGCGGGCCGATGCTCTGCGTCGCATTCTGGTTGACCAGGGCATTACCAAATACAACTGCTACTCCGGCAATGTGTTGCCGGCAGCCATCGCGGCCAGGCTGGATAACACTCGCCCCCGGGTGCTGGTGATTGACCAGACTAAAGGCGATCAGTCGGTGCGGCTGGGGCTGGCAAGCGAGGCGTCGTTTACCAATATGCTGGCTGCCGCCAAGGCCGAGAACCCGGACGCCCAGATTATTGTGCGCACCCACCCCGATGTGCTGTTGGGCAAAAAGCAGGGGTATTTAACCGATGTGGCCGGTAGCGATGTGTTGCTACTGGCCGACAGCGTGAACCCCTTTGCGCTGATGGCCGAGATGGACAAAGTGTATACCGTTACTTCCCAGTTGGGCTTTGAAGCCCTGCTGGCCGGTAAGCCGGTGGTGTGTTTTGGCGCGCCCTTTTATGCGGGCTGGGGCGTAACCGACGATCGCCTTGCCGTGCTGCGCCGGGGTGAACAACGCACGGTGCCACAACTGCTGGCGGCGGCCTATTTACGTTATTGCCGTTATCTTGACCCGGTAACCGGTGAGCGTTGCGAACTGGAAGATCTGCTGGATTTGATCCTGGCGCAGCGCTCACCGGTGCCGCCGGTGGATACCCTGTATGCGGTGGGCTTTTCGTTATGGCGCCGTCGCTTTGCGCCCCGTTTTTTGCGCCGTTATGCAAAGAAAGTGATATTTGTTGACCGTATGCCGGACGCCATGGATTCCCGCCTGCGCGGGAATGACACTTCCCCTTCCCGGGCCGTGCTGGTATGGGGCCGCAAATTTGAATCGCAACTGGCCGGTTGTTCACTACCGGTGTGGCGAATGGAAGACGGCTTTTTGCGATCTGTGGGGCTGGGTTCGGATCTGCGCCGCCCAGGCTCGCTGGTAATTGACCCCTTGGGCATGTATTACGATCCGCGCACCCCCAGTGCCATTGAGCATTATTTAAAACATCATGACTTTTCCGCTCTGGAGCTGGAGCTGGGTGAGCAGCTGTTAACGCATTTTCGCGAGCAGGCACTGACCAAATACAATGTGGGTGTTCGCCGCCAACTGGATTGGCGGGCACAGGCCAGCCATCGTCCGGTCATTCTGGTGCCTGGCCAGGTAGATGACGATGCCTCGGTGCAACTGGGCAGCCCCTTTGTGGCGGGCAATGCCGCCCTGCTGCAGGCGGTACGGGCAGCTCACCCCAATGCTTTTATCGTGTTTAAACCCCATCCGGATGTAGTAAGTGGCAACCGCAAAGGACAGGTGCCGGAAAAGGTGCTGAAAGCTTGTGTAGACCTGGTGGAAACCGAGGCCGGCATTGTGGATTGTTTGGATGAGTGCGATGCGGTGCATACGCTAACGTCACTGACAGGGCTGGAAGCGTTAATTCGTGGTAAGCCGGTCACGGTATGGGGCCAGCCGTTTTATGCCGGTTGGGGGCTGACCACAAATGTTCACCCGGTAACGCGCCGGGCTCGAACTCTACCCTTGGCCGCGCTGGTGTATGCCACCTATGCCTGGTACCCCACCTATGTGGATTATGACTCCGGCCTGTGCAGCACGCCGCTACGCATGGCGCGCCAGCTGGCTCAAGAGCGGAAAGCATACCGGGAGCCCAAACACCCTGCCCTGCAGTTGGTTTATCGCCGTTGGCGCAAACTGAAGTATTTATGGGAAGCGTTGGTTCCAAATCGCACAGGTTGGCGATGA
- the fghA gene encoding S-formylglutathione hydrolase codes for MKLLQEQKCFGGRQIRYQHDSSTLNCTMQFSVFLPPQAEQGPVPALYWLSGLTCTDENFSAKAGAQRVAAELGLALVIPDTSPRGDGVADDPEGAYDLGLGAGFYVNATKAPWNKHYRMYDYVLSELPALVERELPLSGRRAISGHSMGGHGALVLALRNPERFVSVSAFAPISNPSDCPWGHKALGAYLGDDKAAWAEYDASLLLKQKGCSLPMLVDQGEADNFLAEQLKPQALKAAAEASGAKLELRLQPGYDHSYYFIASFIEEHLRFHARHLGL; via the coding sequence ATGAAACTGCTACAAGAACAAAAATGCTTTGGCGGTCGCCAAATCCGCTATCAGCACGACTCCAGTACCCTTAACTGCACCATGCAGTTTTCCGTGTTTCTGCCGCCCCAGGCCGAGCAAGGTCCGGTGCCGGCGCTGTACTGGCTGTCGGGCCTGACCTGCACCGACGAGAACTTTTCCGCCAAGGCCGGCGCCCAGCGGGTGGCCGCCGAACTGGGGCTGGCGCTCGTCATTCCCGACACCAGCCCCCGGGGCGACGGTGTGGCCGACGACCCTGAAGGCGCCTACGATCTGGGCCTGGGGGCGGGCTTTTACGTTAACGCCACCAAAGCGCCCTGGAACAAGCACTACCGCATGTACGACTACGTGCTGAGCGAGTTGCCGGCACTGGTGGAACGCGAGCTGCCGCTCAGCGGCCGGCGCGCCATCAGCGGTCATTCCATGGGGGGCCACGGTGCTCTGGTGCTGGCGCTGCGCAACCCCGAGCGGTTTGTGTCGGTGTCGGCCTTTGCGCCCATCTCCAACCCGAGCGACTGCCCCTGGGGCCACAAAGCGCTGGGCGCCTACCTGGGTGATGATAAAGCCGCCTGGGCCGAGTACGACGCCAGCCTGCTGCTGAAGCAAAAAGGCTGTTCACTGCCGATGCTGGTGGATCAGGGAGAGGCCGACAACTTCCTGGCTGAGCAACTGAAACCTCAGGCGCTCAAGGCCGCCGCCGAAGCGAGTGGCGCCAAGCTGGAGCTGCGCCTGCAGCCCGGTTACGACCACAGCTACTACTTTATCGCCAGCTTTATAGAAGAGCATTTGCGCTTTCATGCGCGGCATCTGGGTCTGTAG
- a CDS encoding S-(hydroxymethyl)glutathione dehydrogenase/class III alcohol dehydrogenase gives MMKTRAAVAWEPGKPLSIEEVDLMPPQKGEVLVRIVATGVCHTDAYTLSGDDAEGVFPAILGHEGAGIVEAVGEGVTSLQVGDHVIPLYTAECGECKFCKSGKTNLCQAVRATQGKGLMPDGTTRFFKDGKPIFHYMGCSTFAEHTVVPEISLAKISKEAPLEKVCLLGCGVTTGMGAVKNTAKVQEGDTVAVFGLGGIGLAVIIGAVQAKASRIIAIDINEDKFEIAKKLGATDCVNPSKFDQPIQDVIVEMTDGGVDFSFECIGNVKVMRSALECCHKGWGESVIIGVAPAGAEISTRPFQLVTGRVWKGSAFGGVKGRSQLPGIVEQYLNGEFELDTFITHTMGLDDINHAFDLMHEGKSIRSVILYDK, from the coding sequence ATGATGAAAACCCGCGCCGCCGTCGCCTGGGAGCCGGGCAAGCCGCTCAGCATTGAAGAAGTGGATCTGATGCCGCCCCAGAAAGGTGAAGTGCTGGTGCGCATTGTGGCCACCGGGGTTTGTCATACCGACGCCTACACCCTGTCCGGCGACGACGCCGAAGGCGTGTTTCCCGCCATTCTGGGTCACGAAGGCGCCGGCATTGTGGAGGCCGTGGGCGAGGGCGTGACCAGCCTGCAGGTGGGCGATCACGTTATTCCGCTGTATACCGCCGAATGCGGCGAGTGCAAGTTCTGCAAATCCGGCAAGACCAACCTGTGTCAGGCGGTGCGTGCCACTCAGGGCAAGGGCCTGATGCCCGACGGCACCACCCGTTTCTTCAAAGACGGCAAGCCGATTTTCCACTACATGGGCTGCTCCACCTTTGCCGAGCACACCGTAGTGCCCGAGATTTCCCTGGCCAAAATAAGCAAGGAAGCGCCGCTGGAGAAGGTGTGTCTGCTGGGCTGCGGCGTGACCACCGGCATGGGCGCGGTGAAAAACACCGCCAAGGTGCAGGAAGGCGACACCGTGGCGGTGTTTGGCCTCGGCGGCATTGGCCTGGCGGTGATCATCGGTGCGGTGCAGGCCAAGGCCAGCCGTATCATTGCCATCGACATCAACGAAGACAAGTTCGAGATTGCCAAAAAGCTGGGCGCCACCGACTGCGTGAACCCGAGCAAGTTCGACCAGCCGATCCAGGACGTGATCGTGGAAATGACCGACGGCGGCGTGGACTTCTCCTTTGAGTGCATCGGCAACGTCAAGGTGATGCGCTCTGCCCTCGAGTGTTGCCACAAGGGCTGGGGCGAGTCGGTGATCATTGGTGTGGCCCCGGCCGGCGCCGAGATCTCCACCCGTCCGTTCCAGCTGGTGACCGGCCGGGTGTGGAAAGGCTCCGCCTTTGGCGGCGTGAAGGGACGCTCCCAGCTGCCCGGCATCGTGGAGCAGTACCTGAACGGCGAGTTCGAGCTGGACACCTTTATCACCCACACCATGGGCCTGGACGACATCAACCACGCCTTTGACCTGATGCACGAAGGCAAGTCCATCCGCTCGGTGATCCTGTACGACAAATAA
- a CDS encoding LysR substrate-binding domain-containing protein: MTHWEGINEFISVVESESFTAAARRLNVSVAHVSRRINQLEKRLGAKLLYRTTRKLNLTETGRLYYRQVRRVQDELQAAEEQVMAMEGNPAGKLRITAPVYYGEQFLAPLVNDFLLRYPELKLDMVLTNQTVDLVQDGFDLAIRLGTLGSSSLMCRKLARRTQYLCAAPDYLARFGTPLHIGELARHRCLAGTVDHWRFVEDGRPRAFRLHSGWHCNSGLALKDAAIKGLGIVQLPDYYVTDELERGLLVSLLDQYRLPDDGVWVVYPNNRHLSPRVRLLVDYLVEQLG, translated from the coding sequence ATGACCCACTGGGAAGGCATTAACGAGTTCATCAGTGTAGTGGAAAGCGAGAGCTTTACCGCCGCCGCCCGCCGCTTGAACGTGTCGGTGGCCCATGTCAGCCGGCGCATCAACCAGCTGGAAAAGCGGCTGGGGGCCAAACTGCTGTACCGCACCACCCGCAAGCTCAACCTCACCGAGACCGGGCGGCTTTACTATCGCCAGGTACGCCGGGTGCAGGATGAACTGCAGGCCGCCGAAGAGCAGGTGATGGCGATGGAAGGCAACCCGGCGGGCAAACTGCGCATTACCGCCCCGGTGTATTACGGCGAGCAGTTCCTGGCGCCATTGGTGAATGATTTTCTGCTGCGCTATCCGGAGCTGAAACTCGACATGGTGCTTACCAATCAGACGGTGGATCTGGTGCAGGACGGTTTTGATCTGGCCATTCGCCTGGGCACCCTGGGCTCCTCCAGCCTGATGTGCCGCAAGCTGGCCCGGCGCACCCAGTATTTATGTGCCGCCCCCGATTACCTGGCACGCTTCGGCACCCCTCTGCACATTGGGGAGCTGGCCCGGCACCGCTGTCTGGCCGGCACCGTGGATCACTGGCGCTTTGTGGAGGACGGTCGCCCCCGCGCCTTTCGGCTGCATTCGGGCTGGCACTGCAACTCGGGGCTGGCATTGAAAGATGCGGCCATCAAGGGGCTGGGCATAGTCCAGCTGCCCGATTACTACGTGACCGACGAGCTGGAGCGAGGCCTGCTGGTCAGCCTGCTGGACCAATACCGGCTGCCGGACGACGGCGTCTGGGTGGTGTACCCCAACAACCGGCACCTGTCCCCCCGGGTGCGGCTGCTGGTGGATTATCTGGTGGAGCAACTGGGCTAG
- a CDS encoding helicase HerA-like domain-containing protein, with translation MTSSSLYLGATRDRQPVTLHLPMANRHGLITGATGTGKTVTLQRLAEGFSRAGTPVFVADVKGDLSGLAAAAGPNDKVAERLALLSYSDYQPRPVPTLLWDLFGEAGHPVRASLSELGPLLLANIMALNDTQSSLLYACYRIADDEGLLLLDLKDLRALLGWVMENGKALGPRYGHLPTNSLAAIQRRLLVLEQEGAGHFFGEPSLQLPDLMQRDFSGQGVVSILDARRLMQSPRLYASLLLWLLSELFENLPERGDGERPELVFFFDEAHLLFDTAPQSLLDKVEQLVRLIRSKGVGVYFITQSPQDIPEAVLGQLGNRIQHALRAFTPKDEQAVRTAARTFRANPAFDTLAAITQLGVGETLVSVLDEKGTPTMVEQTLICPPESRIGPLSEDERRLRRQQSPLAGRYEQTLDRDSAFEMLARRLETARSEPPSQRPAPARRQTDSLLESMAKSALRSMSSQIGRRLARGLLGSLLGGK, from the coding sequence ATGACCTCTTCTTCTCTCTATCTCGGCGCCACCCGCGACCGGCAGCCGGTCACCCTGCACCTGCCCATGGCCAACCGCCATGGGCTGATCACCGGGGCCACCGGCACCGGCAAAACCGTCACCCTGCAACGGCTGGCGGAGGGCTTTTCCCGCGCCGGCACGCCGGTGTTTGTGGCCGACGTCAAGGGGGATCTGTCGGGCCTGGCGGCCGCCGCCGGCCCCAATGACAAGGTGGCCGAGCGGCTGGCGCTATTATCCTATTCAGATTACCAGCCGCGCCCGGTGCCCACCCTGCTCTGGGATCTGTTCGGTGAGGCCGGCCACCCGGTACGGGCCAGCCTGTCGGAGCTGGGGCCGCTGTTGCTGGCCAACATCATGGCGCTGAACGACACCCAAAGCAGCCTGCTGTACGCCTGTTACCGCATCGCCGATGACGAGGGCCTGCTGTTGCTGGATCTCAAGGACTTGCGCGCCCTGCTGGGCTGGGTAATGGAAAACGGCAAGGCGCTGGGCCCGCGCTACGGCCATCTGCCCACCAACAGCCTGGCGGCGATTCAGCGCCGCCTGCTGGTACTGGAGCAGGAAGGGGCCGGGCACTTTTTTGGCGAGCCGTCGCTGCAGCTGCCGGATCTAATGCAACGGGATTTTTCCGGCCAGGGGGTGGTCAGCATTCTCGATGCCCGCCGGCTGATGCAAAGCCCGCGCCTCTACGCCAGCCTGCTGCTGTGGTTGCTGAGCGAGCTGTTTGAAAACCTGCCGGAGCGGGGCGATGGCGAGCGGCCCGAGCTGGTGTTCTTCTTTGATGAAGCCCACCTGCTGTTCGACACCGCCCCCCAGTCCCTGCTCGACAAGGTGGAGCAGCTGGTGCGGCTGATCCGCTCCAAGGGCGTGGGCGTGTATTTCATTACCCAGAGCCCGCAGGACATTCCCGAGGCGGTGCTGGGCCAGCTCGGCAACCGCATTCAGCACGCCCTGCGCGCCTTTACCCCCAAGGACGAACAGGCGGTGCGTACGGCGGCCCGCACCTTCAGGGCCAACCCGGCCTTTGATACCCTGGCCGCCATTACGCAGTTGGGAGTGGGCGAGACCCTGGTCTCGGTGCTGGATGAAAAGGGTACGCCCACCATGGTGGAGCAGACCCTGATCTGCCCGCCGGAATCCCGCATCGGTCCCTTGAGTGAGGACGAGCGCCGGCTCAGGCGGCAGCAGTCGCCCCTGGCCGGACGCTATGAGCAAACACTGGATCGGGACTCGGCCTTTGAAATGCTGGCGCGGCGGCTGGAAACCGCCCGGAGCGAGCCGCCGTCACAGCGTCCGGCACCGGCCAGGCGGCAAACCGACTCCCTGCTGGAAAGCATGGCCAAGAGCGCCCTGCGCAGCATGAGCAGCCAGATCGGCCGGCGGCTGGCGCGCGGCTTGCTGGGATCCCTGCTGGGCGGTAAATAG
- the bfr gene encoding bacterioferritin produces the protein MKGNQQIIAALNELLAGELSAMDQYFIHSRMYEDWGLTKLFERIDHEFEDEKGHASKLIERILFLEGTPDMVTRVPLNIGKDVPAMLQSDLNLEYKVIEDLRKVMALCEQEQDYQTRDMLQVLLADTENDHTHWLEQQLGLIQRIGLPNYLQSQM, from the coding sequence ATGAAAGGTAATCAGCAAATCATTGCCGCACTGAACGAGCTGTTGGCCGGCGAGCTGAGCGCGATGGATCAGTATTTTATCCATTCCCGCATGTATGAAGACTGGGGTCTGACCAAGCTGTTTGAACGCATCGACCACGAGTTTGAAGACGAAAAGGGTCATGCCTCCAAGCTGATTGAGCGCATTCTGTTTCTGGAAGGCACCCCCGACATGGTGACCCGGGTTCCGCTCAACATCGGCAAGGACGTTCCCGCCATGCTGCAGAGCGATCTGAACCTGGAGTACAAGGTCATTGAAGATCTGCGCAAGGTCATGGCCCTGTGTGAACAGGAGCAGGACTACCAGACCCGCGACATGCTGCAGGTGCTGCTGGCAGACACCGAAAACGACCACACCCACTGGCTGGAGCAGCAGCTGGGCCTTATTCAGCGCATCGGCCTGCCCAACTACCTGCAGTCGCAGATGTAA
- the bfr gene encoding bacterioferritin, which produces MKGDKKVIEYLNQVLSIELTSINQYFLHARMFKNWGLGQLNEREYKKSIKDMKQADELIERILFLEGLPNLQHLNRLRIGENTEEMLGCDRQQVEEQLQVLKEAIAYCESVQDYVSRELLCELEEYEEGHLDWIDTQLDLIGKIGLENYQQSQL; this is translated from the coding sequence ATGAAAGGCGACAAGAAAGTCATCGAGTACCTGAACCAGGTGCTCAGCATTGAGCTGACCTCCATCAACCAGTATTTCCTGCATGCCCGCATGTTCAAGAACTGGGGGCTCGGACAGCTCAACGAGCGGGAATACAAGAAGTCCATCAAGGACATGAAACAGGCCGATGAGCTGATCGAGCGCATTCTGTTCCTCGAAGGTCTGCCCAACCTGCAGCACCTCAACCGGTTGCGTATTGGTGAAAACACCGAGGAAATGCTGGGCTGTGACCGCCAGCAGGTGGAAGAGCAGTTGCAGGTGCTGAAAGAAGCCATCGCCTACTGTGAGTCGGTACAGGATTACGTGTCCCGCGAGCTGCTGTGCGAACTGGAAGAATACGAGGAAGGGCACCTGGACTGGATCGATACCCAGCTTGACCTTATCGGTAAAATTGGCCTTGAGAATTACCAGCAGTCACAACTGTAA
- a CDS encoding ABC transporter ATP-binding protein, with the protein MSSSSSFQALARLLRYAGGYRRRIVAAVSCSIINKLFDIAPEILIGIAIDVVVNQEQSFVARLGFVTPKEQILVLGALTFLIWAGESLFEYLYQILWRNLAQRLQSDLRQDAYDHLQRLDMGFFERQSSGRLVSILNDDVNQLERFLDGGANSLIQVFVTVVAVGAVFMVLSPQIALLAFTPIPLIIWGAFYFQRKAGPVYTEVRERVGELAGRLSNNLNGIATIKSFTAEARESERLRAGSEAYVEANRRAIRISSAFIPVIRMAILVGFLATFILGGLKTLDGSLNVGAYGVLVFLTQRLLWPLTGLAQVIDLFERAMASTRRILDVLNEPVSGQDTGKALAAPVRGELRFENLGFHYGAGAAGVDDVSLQVPAGTTLGLVGATGSGKSTLIKLLLRFYQPQQGTIYLDETPIQQLALSSLRGNIGLVSQDVYLFEGSIRDNIAYGRPDACEADIVAAARQAEAWEFIERLPQGLDTQVGERGVRLSGGQRQRLSLARALLKDPPVLILDEATSAVDNETEAAIQRSLRHIARDRTLIVIAHRLSTVVQAHNIVVMERGRIVEQGNHAELLARNGQYAAQWRVQTGEIAEAS; encoded by the coding sequence ATGTCTTCCTCATCCAGCTTTCAGGCACTGGCCAGACTGCTGCGTTACGCCGGTGGTTATCGCCGGCGCATCGTGGCGGCGGTCAGCTGCTCGATTATCAATAAACTGTTCGACATCGCGCCCGAAATACTGATCGGTATCGCCATTGATGTGGTGGTGAACCAGGAGCAGAGCTTTGTGGCCCGGCTGGGGTTTGTCACGCCCAAGGAGCAGATCCTGGTGCTGGGCGCCCTGACCTTTCTGATCTGGGCCGGCGAGTCACTGTTTGAATATCTTTACCAGATCCTGTGGCGCAACCTGGCCCAGCGGTTGCAGTCGGACTTGCGGCAGGACGCCTACGACCACCTGCAACGGCTCGATATGGGGTTCTTTGAACGACAGAGTTCGGGGCGGCTGGTCTCCATCCTCAATGACGATGTCAACCAGCTGGAGCGCTTTCTGGACGGCGGCGCCAACAGCCTGATCCAGGTGTTCGTCACCGTGGTGGCGGTAGGGGCGGTATTTATGGTGCTCTCGCCCCAGATAGCCCTGCTGGCCTTTACGCCCATCCCCCTGATCATCTGGGGAGCCTTTTACTTTCAGCGCAAGGCGGGCCCGGTTTATACCGAGGTGCGCGAACGGGTCGGTGAGCTGGCCGGGCGGCTGTCCAACAACCTGAACGGCATTGCCACCATCAAGAGTTTTACCGCCGAAGCGCGGGAAAGCGAGCGCCTGCGTGCCGGCAGCGAAGCCTATGTGGAGGCCAACCGTCGCGCCATTCGTATCAGCTCTGCCTTTATCCCGGTGATCCGCATGGCCATTCTGGTGGGGTTTCTGGCCACCTTCATTCTGGGAGGCCTGAAAACCCTGGACGGCTCCCTCAATGTGGGCGCTTACGGCGTGCTGGTTTTTCTTACCCAGCGGCTGTTGTGGCCGCTCACCGGCCTGGCCCAGGTGATCGATCTGTTTGAGCGGGCCATGGCCAGCACTCGGCGCATTCTGGATGTGCTCAATGAACCGGTCTCCGGCCAGGACACCGGCAAGGCGCTGGCGGCGCCGGTGCGTGGCGAACTGCGCTTTGAAAACCTGGGCTTTCATTACGGTGCCGGCGCGGCGGGGGTGGATGATGTCAGTCTGCAGGTGCCGGCGGGCACCACCCTGGGACTGGTGGGCGCCACCGGCTCGGGCAAGTCGACCCTGATCAAGCTGTTGTTGCGTTTCTACCAGCCTCAGCAGGGAACGATTTATCTGGATGAAACGCCCATTCAGCAACTGGCACTGTCGTCGCTGCGGGGCAACATCGGCCTGGTGAGCCAGGATGTGTATCTGTTTGAGGGCAGCATCCGCGACAACATCGCCTACGGCAGGCCCGACGCCTGCGAAGCCGACATCGTGGCGGCGGCCCGGCAGGCGGAAGCCTGGGAGTTCATCGAGCGCCTGCCCCAAGGGCTCGATACCCAGGTCGGAGAGCGGGGAGTACGGCTGTCGGGCGGCCAGCGCCAGCGGCTGTCACTGGCCCGGGCGCTGCTCAAGGATCCGCCGGTGCTGATCCTGGACGAGGCCACCAGCGCCGTCGACAATGAAACCGAAGCTGCCATTCAGCGCTCGCTGCGCCATATCGCCAGGGATCGTACCCTGATCGTGATCGCTCACCGGTTGTCGACCGTGGTCCAGGCCCACAACATCGTGGTGATGGAACGGGGCCGGATTGTAGAGCAGGGGAATCATGCCGAGCTGCTTGCCCGGAACGGACAGTATGCCGCCCAATGGCGGGTGCAGACGGGCGAGATAGCGGAGGCCAGCTGA
- a CDS encoding STAS/SEC14 domain-containing protein, translating to MLNAHGMEVEMTRQDDHTLRLHLRIFGDIAYDDFRDMEQRLEQELAAMDQPRILALVDLTGFSGWEARAFWEEIRFTQQHGDDFSRLAIVGCNLKEKIMATLVDWFMLGSQVQYFESRSEAEAWLDAEAP from the coding sequence ATGCTCAATGCACATGGAATGGAAGTGGAGATGACGCGGCAGGACGATCACACCCTGCGCCTGCACCTGCGTATTTTTGGCGACATTGCCTATGACGATTTCCGGGACATGGAGCAGCGGCTGGAGCAGGAGCTGGCCGCCATGGATCAGCCGCGCATTCTCGCCCTGGTGGATCTTACCGGCTTCAGTGGCTGGGAAGCCCGGGCCTTCTGGGAAGAGATCCGCTTTACCCAACAGCACGGTGACGACTTCAGCCGGCTGGCCATTGTGGGCTGCAACCTCAAGGAAAAGATCATGGCCACCCTGGTGGACTGGTTTATGCTGGGCAGCCAGGTGCAGTACTTTGAAAGCCGGAGTGAGGCCGAAGCCTGGCTTGACGCTGAAGCACCCTGA
- a CDS encoding MarR family winged helix-turn-helix transcriptional regulator: MNDRDDFELERFLPYKLMQVAERVSSELAVFYRKEFGITRPEWRLLAVLGQGETRIARELAELTCMDKVKVSRALQGLEAKGMIRRTPSLRDQRAARIALTQNGKALYRRMVPRVLEWESRLAQGLANGDASSLLNHLNQLLDQLDHM, from the coding sequence ATGAATGACAGGGACGACTTTGAGCTGGAGCGTTTCTTGCCCTACAAACTGATGCAGGTGGCCGAGCGGGTGAGCAGCGAGCTGGCGGTGTTTTACCGCAAGGAGTTCGGTATCACCCGGCCGGAGTGGCGGTTGCTGGCGGTGCTGGGGCAGGGGGAAACCCGCATCGCCCGGGAGCTGGCGGAGCTCACCTGCATGGACAAGGTCAAAGTGTCCCGGGCATTGCAGGGGCTGGAAGCCAAGGGAATGATCCGGCGTACTCCCAGCCTGCGGGATCAGCGCGCCGCCCGCATTGCCCTGACCCAGAACGGCAAGGCCTTGTACCGGCGCATGGTCCCCAGAGTGCTGGAGTGGGAATCCCGGCTGGCCCAGGGGCTGGCCAATGGGGATGCCAGCTCCCTGCTCAATCACCTCAATCAGTTGCTGGACCAGCTGGATCACATGTGA